In Halobaculum magnesiiphilum, the following proteins share a genomic window:
- a CDS encoding ArsR/SmtB family transcription factor, with translation MDSAVLLDLLGNENRRRILRLLSHKPCYVTEISEYLGVSPKAVIDHLRKLEDAGLIESHTDDRRRKYFHIARDVRLEVNVSRHGFGTKSAYPANPSLDIQGRCPHMHIDLELRSAGDNGDNEDNGESGGDNDRDGDATTGDGDRGGDDSRGDLAQLAAEFDELQDLENELSLAQRWVHGRMSELLDRVNDRLGVDADSRFYAKLLAAVTSTDGSHRAVVEEVDADPQAVEDGLQRLADADLLARESGRWRLAG, from the coding sequence ATGGACTCCGCGGTGCTGCTTGATCTCCTGGGAAACGAGAACCGCCGGCGCATCCTCCGGCTGCTCTCGCACAAGCCGTGTTACGTCACCGAGATCAGCGAGTACCTCGGCGTGTCGCCGAAGGCGGTCATCGACCACCTGCGGAAACTGGAGGACGCGGGGCTCATCGAGAGCCACACCGACGACCGCCGGCGCAAGTACTTCCACATCGCCCGCGACGTGCGCCTGGAGGTGAACGTCTCCCGGCACGGCTTCGGCACGAAGTCCGCGTACCCCGCCAACCCGAGCCTCGACATCCAGGGTCGCTGCCCGCACATGCACATCGACCTGGAGCTTCGGTCGGCCGGCGATAACGGAGACAACGAAGACAACGGTGAATCCGGCGGCGACAACGACCGCGACGGCGACGCGACCACGGGCGACGGCGACCGCGGCGGCGACGACAGCCGGGGGGATCTGGCCCAGTTGGCCGCCGAGTTCGACGAGCTCCAGGACCTCGAAAACGAGCTCTCCCTGGCCCAACGGTGGGTCCACGGCCGGATGAGCGAGCTGCTCGACCGCGTGAACGACCGCCTCGGCGTCGACGCGGACTCCCGGTTCTACGCCAAGTTGCTCGCGGCCGTCACCTCGACCGACGGAAGCCACCGTGCGGTCGTCGAGGAGGTCGACGCCGACCCGCAGGCCGTCGAGGACGGGCTGCAACGGCTCGCGGACGCGGACCTGCTCGCGCGCGAGTCCGGTCGCTGGCGGCTCGCAGGCTAG
- the gatD gene encoding Glu-tRNA(Gln) amidotransferase subunit GatD: MTPSPGDRVRVERAGVTDEGVLMPSSDEEHLVLKLEGGYNVGVDRADAAVEVLERGAREVGEDEDAEDDASEVAFDDDLPTVALISTGGTIASTVDYRTGAVTAQFDAEDVLRAVPDLAGRANYRGRVVANILSENMDPAIWTDLAEAVYEEIAAGADGVVVMHGTDTMQYSASALSFMLDTPVPVVFTGSQRSADRPSSDNVMNAVCAVEAAKSDCAEVMVCMHGTPSDDYCALHRGTRVRKNHTSRRDAFETVGAEPLGRVDYGTDESDIAVSFGEGKTYARRGDAGLALASDLVEDVELVKFTPGMDPAALDYLDGKSGVVIEGTGLGHVHTDLIPRFEDLVDDGATVVMTSQCLEGRVCDRVYDTGRDLLDAGIVEAGDTLPGTAKVKLMWALANAAGPEDAMGRDLAGELTEESTPWV, translated from the coding sequence ATGACCCCGAGCCCCGGAGACCGCGTCCGCGTCGAGCGCGCGGGCGTCACCGACGAGGGCGTGTTGATGCCGTCGAGCGACGAGGAGCACCTCGTGCTCAAGCTGGAGGGCGGGTACAACGTCGGCGTCGACCGCGCCGACGCCGCCGTCGAGGTGCTGGAGCGCGGCGCCCGCGAGGTCGGCGAGGACGAGGACGCCGAGGACGACGCCTCCGAGGTCGCCTTCGACGACGACCTCCCGACCGTGGCGCTCATCTCCACCGGCGGCACCATCGCCTCCACCGTCGACTACCGCACCGGCGCCGTCACCGCCCAGTTCGACGCCGAGGACGTGCTGCGCGCCGTCCCCGACCTCGCCGGACGCGCGAACTACCGCGGCCGCGTCGTCGCCAACATCCTCTCGGAGAACATGGACCCCGCGATCTGGACGGACCTCGCCGAGGCCGTCTACGAGGAGATCGCGGCCGGCGCCGACGGCGTCGTCGTCATGCACGGCACCGACACGATGCAGTACTCCGCGTCGGCGCTGTCGTTCATGCTCGACACGCCGGTCCCCGTCGTCTTCACCGGGAGCCAGCGCTCGGCGGACCGACCCTCCTCGGACAACGTGATGAACGCCGTCTGCGCGGTCGAGGCGGCCAAGTCCGACTGCGCGGAGGTGATGGTCTGCATGCACGGGACGCCCTCCGACGACTACTGCGCGCTCCACCGGGGGACGCGCGTCCGCAAGAACCACACCTCCCGCCGGGACGCCTTCGAGACCGTCGGCGCCGAGCCGCTCGGACGCGTCGACTACGGAACTGACGAGTCCGACATCGCGGTGTCGTTCGGGGAGGGGAAGACGTACGCCCGCCGCGGCGACGCGGGCCTCGCGCTCGCGTCCGATCTCGTCGAGGACGTGGAGCTGGTGAAGTTCACGCCCGGGATGGACCCGGCGGCGCTCGACTACCTCGACGGGAAATCGGGCGTCGTGATCGAGGGCACCGGCCTCGGACACGTCCACACCGACCTCATCCCGCGGTTCGAGGACCTCGTCGACGACGGCGCGACGGTCGTCATGACGAGCCAGTGTCTGGAGGGGCGCGTCTGCGACCGCGTGTACGACACCGGGCGCGACCTACTCGACGCCGGCATCGTCGAGGCCGGCGACACGCTCCCAGGCACCGCGAAGGTGAAACTGATGTGGGCGCTCGCGAACGCCGCCGGCCCCGAGGACGCGATGGGGCGCGATCTGGCGGGCGAGCTGACCGAGGAGTCCACGCCCTGGGTATGA
- a CDS encoding GNAT family N-acetyltransferase, which produces MSRREIAREDPDHEFAIRQARESDVEHVVRFTRDTWGDRHGDYLPDVFDEMVAGDGPDQRTLVVDVDDGDDVAGVLQCVMLSDTEAWAQAMRVNPDYRGRNLSPELSRAAFRWARDRGAVVCRNMVFSWNVAGLGQSRSVGFGPMTEFRWLQPDPDADADPALDVVGDPDAAWAYWTASDAREHLRGLAMDDEESWACSELTRADLRNAADRDGLFVVADGGTRAMSALAYTYDRETDDGETVTWGIYHVAGWDDTEALDALTDAVARDAAERGIDETRILIPEGVRWVSDAAAARTPVSDEPDFVLAADLTDDSLY; this is translated from the coding sequence ATGAGCCGACGGGAGATCGCCCGCGAGGACCCCGACCACGAGTTCGCGATCCGGCAGGCACGCGAGTCCGACGTTGAACACGTCGTCCGGTTCACGCGCGACACCTGGGGCGACAGACACGGCGATTACCTCCCGGACGTGTTCGACGAGATGGTCGCCGGCGACGGGCCGGACCAACGCACGCTGGTCGTCGATGTCGACGACGGCGACGACGTGGCCGGCGTCCTCCAGTGCGTCATGCTCTCGGACACGGAGGCGTGGGCGCAGGCGATGCGCGTCAATCCCGACTACCGCGGCCGGAACCTCTCGCCGGAGCTCTCGCGGGCGGCGTTCCGCTGGGCGCGCGATAGGGGCGCCGTCGTCTGCCGGAACATGGTGTTCTCGTGGAACGTCGCGGGCCTGGGCCAGTCGCGCTCGGTCGGCTTCGGCCCCATGACGGAATTCCGCTGGCTCCAGCCCGATCCGGACGCCGACGCCGACCCCGCGCTCGACGTGGTCGGCGATCCAGACGCCGCGTGGGCGTACTGGACGGCCAGCGACGCCCGCGAGCACCTCCGCGGGCTCGCGATGGACGACGAGGAGTCGTGGGCCTGCTCGGAGCTGACGCGCGCGGACCTCCGGAACGCCGCAGACCGCGACGGTCTGTTCGTCGTCGCCGACGGCGGCACCCGGGCGATGTCGGCGCTGGCGTACACGTACGACCGCGAGACCGACGACGGGGAGACGGTGACGTGGGGCATCTACCACGTCGCCGGGTGGGACGACACCGAGGCGTTGGACGCCCTCACGGACGCGGTCGCACGCGACGCCGCCGAGCGCGGGATCGACGAGACGCGCATCCTGATCCCAGAGGGGGTTCGGTGGGTGTCGGACGCAGCCGCGGCGCGCACCCCCGTCTCCGACGAGCCCGACTTCGTGCTCGCGGCCGACCTCACCGACGACTCGCTGTACTGA
- a CDS encoding adenylate kinase produces MTDHRILLLGPPGAGKGTQATRLTDEYDLDHITTGDALRQNKEMETEYGTPGEYMDAGELVPDPVVNEIVVAALEDADGFVLDGYPRNLDQAEFLSEETDLDHVVFLSVPEDELVERLTGRRVCDDCGATYHVEFDRPEEAGVCDECGGELVQREDDTEDTVRERLRVYRENTEPVVEHYREEGTLVEVSGEGTPDDVFDRLRDVVEA; encoded by the coding sequence ATGACCGACCACCGAATCCTGCTGCTCGGTCCGCCGGGGGCCGGAAAGGGCACCCAGGCGACGCGACTCACGGACGAGTACGACCTCGATCACATCACGACGGGCGACGCGCTCCGCCAGAACAAGGAGATGGAGACGGAGTACGGCACGCCCGGCGAGTACATGGACGCCGGCGAGCTCGTCCCCGACCCCGTCGTCAACGAGATCGTCGTCGCCGCCCTCGAGGACGCCGACGGCTTCGTGCTCGACGGCTATCCGCGCAACCTCGACCAGGCGGAGTTCCTCAGCGAGGAGACCGACCTCGACCACGTCGTCTTCCTGAGCGTCCCCGAGGACGAACTCGTCGAACGACTCACCGGCCGCCGCGTGTGCGACGACTGCGGTGCCACCTACCACGTCGAGTTCGACCGGCCCGAGGAGGCGGGCGTCTGCGACGAGTGCGGCGGCGAGCTGGTCCAGCGCGAGGACGACACCGAGGACACCGTCCGCGAGCGCCTGCGCGTCTACCGCGAGAACACCGAGCCGGTCGTCGAGCACTACCGCGAGGAGGGAACGCTCGTCGAGGTGTCCGGCGAGGGCACCCCCGACGACGTGTTCGACCGCCTGCGCGACGTGGTCGAGGCCTGA
- a CDS encoding DUF106 domain-containing protein — translation MARIEKRTRELAEEPEMREAIELVLERAEDGDIRWVDVREELSSGQWGRLIERGLLEDGEAGFALADRDAIEDGLEAPDDSGGGASTGGSSVEIPDSDGASWSIYDKGAAVVTLLFFVGYSYGPVRDVVGNGIDVIFGPLQDLLPLYAVIMIIATLTGLYSTLLRANLMDMDRMAAYQQRMKDIQERRKEAKERGDDEAMDAIQEEQMEAMGDQLGMFKEQFRPMVWIMVLTIPAFLWMYWGIGFRGAEGVWTDLQPIVLPIAGQVGWTDSLFIMPTWIIWYFLCSMAFTQIIQKGLNISMSPSTS, via the coding sequence ATGGCACGAATCGAGAAGCGCACTCGGGAGCTCGCCGAGGAGCCCGAGATGCGCGAGGCGATCGAACTCGTCCTCGAGCGCGCGGAGGACGGCGATATCCGGTGGGTCGACGTGCGCGAGGAGCTCTCCAGCGGGCAGTGGGGTCGGCTCATCGAGCGCGGCCTCCTCGAGGACGGCGAGGCGGGCTTCGCGCTCGCCGACCGCGACGCGATCGAGGACGGGCTGGAGGCGCCCGACGACTCCGGCGGCGGCGCGAGCACGGGCGGCAGCAGCGTCGAGATCCCCGACTCCGACGGGGCGTCGTGGAGCATCTACGACAAGGGCGCGGCCGTCGTGACGCTGCTGTTCTTCGTCGGCTACTCCTACGGCCCGGTCCGGGACGTCGTCGGCAACGGGATCGACGTGATCTTCGGCCCGCTGCAGGACCTGCTGCCGCTGTATGCGGTCATCATGATCATCGCGACGCTCACCGGGCTGTACTCCACGCTCCTGCGCGCGAACCTGATGGACATGGACCGGATGGCCGCCTACCAACAGCGGATGAAGGACATCCAGGAGCGGCGCAAGGAGGCCAAGGAGCGCGGCGACGACGAGGCGATGGACGCCATCCAGGAGGAGCAGATGGAGGCCATGGGCGACCAGCTCGGCATGTTCAAAGAGCAGTTCCGCCCGATGGTGTGGATCATGGTGCTCACGATCCCCGCGTTCCTGTGGATGTACTGGGGGATCGGCTTCCGCGGCGCCGAGGGCGTCTGGACCGACCTCCAGCCGATCGTGCTCCCGATCGCGGGGCAGGTCGGCTGGACGGACTCGCTGTTCATCATGCCCACCTGGATCATCTGGTACTTCCTGTGCTCGATGGCGTTCACCCAGATCATCCAGAAGGGGCTCAACATCTCGATGTCGCCGTCGACGTCGTAA